A genomic segment from Phragmites australis chromosome 6, lpPhrAust1.1, whole genome shotgun sequence encodes:
- the LOC133921866 gene encoding glycerophosphodiester phosphodiesterase GDPDL3 — protein MGRSSRACSVLGSALLLLLLSLGFAAAQKGSTWKTLSGNPPAIIAKGGFSGLFPDSSSLAYVLSVESSPNAALWCDVRLTKDGTGICLPNINMDNCTNIANVFPQGKKTYNVNGKSTAGWFSVDYNSTDLQEVYLIRSILSRTPRFDGMPILPVEAVLSEYKAPAVWLNVQHDSFYSQFNLSMRSYILSTSRRFVVDYISSPEVKFLKSIFGRVGRKTKLVFRFLDEGSIEPSTNQTYGSMLKNLTFVKTFASGILVPKKYILPVTEDNYLLPHTSVVDDAHKAGLQIYAADFSNDILISYNYSYDPLAEYLSFIDNGAFSVDGVLTDFPITPSEAVGCFSNLNNSKTDHAKPLVISHNGASGDYPDCTDQAYVKAVADGADVIDCSVQVTKDGIPICMSSIDLMHVTNVATSQFASRAVTIQDIKAAPGVFTFNLTWDEISKNLKPSISNPMSIYSLSRNPRNKNEGNFMRLSDFLAFAKGKDLSGVMISVEYAAFMAEKLGFGVVDSVIKALDDSGYSKQTAQKVMIQSSNSSVLVKFKQQTKYNLVYMIDEDVRDAAPSSLADIKKFADAVSVRTASIFPVTKNFLINQSNDLVHSLQSAGLPVYAYVLMNEFVSQPIDFFSDATAQIIAYVQGAGVDGLITDFPGTAHRYKLNNCMNMGNNTPIFMQPAQPGGLLSIMAKAALPPASAPMPLLTDSDVAEPPLPPVSNTTAPSPNASQAPSSKASHSALRMRSDVSILVTVLMLCTSLLM, from the exons ATGGGGAGGAGCAGCCGCGCCTGCTCCGTTCTTGGTTCGGccctgctcctgctgctgctgtctcTGGGCTTCGCCGCTGCGCAGAAGGGCTCGACTTGGAAGACCCTGAGTG GCAATCCTCCAGCAATCATTGCTAAGGGCGGGTTCTCGGGCCTATTTCCCGATTCCAGTAGTCTTGCTTACGTGTTGTCGGTTGAAAGCTCTCCAAACGCAGCTCTGTGGTGTGATGTTCGGTTAACCAAGGATGGCACTGGCATCTGCCTTCCAAACATAAATATGGATAACTGTACGAATATAGCCAATGTTTTTCCACAGGGGAAGAAGACCTACAATGTTAATGGTAAATCTACGGCGGGGTGGTTCTCGGTGGACTATAACAGCACTGATCTGCAGGAAGTATATT TGATCCGTTCGATCTTATCTCGTACACCCAGATTTGATGGAATGCCTATACTTCCTGTTGAAGCAGTTTTGTCCGAATATAAGGCCCCTGCTGTTTGGTTAAATGTGCAG CATGACAGTTTCTACAGCCAGTTTAATCTTAGCATGAGAAGCTATATCCTGTCTACATCAAGACGCTTTGTTGTTGACTACATCTCATCGCCTGAAGTGAAATTCCTCAAAAGCATATTTGGAAGAGTTGGCAGGAAGACAAAGCTTGTGTTCCGTTTTCTTGATGAAGGTTCTATTGAGCCATCTACAAACCAGACATATGGCTCAATGTTGAAAAATCTAACATTTGTCAAGACTTTTGCTTCTGGAATACTTGTCCCCAAAAAATATATCTTGCCTGTTACAGAAGATAATTACCTGCTGCCGCATACTTCAGTCGTTGATGATGCTCATAAAGCAGGGCTACAAATCTATGCTGCTGATTTTTCAAATGATATTTTGATCAGCTACAACTACAGCTATGATCCATTAGCAGAATATCTTTCCTTCATTGATAACGGTGCCTTCTCTGTTGATGGTGTATTGACTGATTTCCCTATTACCCCTTCAGAGGCAGTTG GTTGCTTCAGTAACCTGAACAACAGCAAGACAGATCATG CAAAACCGCTAGTTATCTCTCACAATGGTGCTAGTGGTGACTACCCAGACTGCACCGACCAAGCTTATGTAAAGGCAGTTGCTGATGGTGCAGATGTAATTGACTGTTCTGTTCAAGTGACCAAAGATGGCATACCAATATGCATGAGTTCCATTGACCTAATGCATGTTACTAATGTTGCAACTTCACAATTTGCTTCGCGAGCAGTTACCATACAAGATATTAAGGCTGCTCCTGGTGTCTTTACGTTCAACCTCACTTGGGATGAGATTTCGAAGAACCTGAAGC cCTCGATATCAAACCCAATGAGCATATACTCACTATCCAGGAATCCCAGAAACAAGAATGAAGGAAATTTCATGAGATTATCAGACTTTTTGGCCTTTGCAAAAGGAAAAGATTTGTCAGGAGTCATGATCAGTGTAGAG TATGCTGCATTCATGGCAGAGAAACTTGGTTTTGGTGTGGTGGATTCGGTAATCAAAGCCCTTGATGACTCTGGTTACAGCAAACAGACGGCCCAGAAAGTTATGATTCAGTCAAGCAACAGCTCGGTTCTAGTGAAATTCAAGCAGCAAACTAAGTACAACCTTGTCTACATGATCGACGAAGATGTCAGAGATGCTGCACCTTCCTCCCTTGCAGATATTAAGAAGTTTGCTGATGCTGTTTCTGTTCGCACAGCGTCCATTTTCCCAGTGACCAAAAATTTTCTGATAAACCAGAGCAATGATCTTGTTCATTCCCTGCAGTCTGCTGGCCTTCCAGTTTATGCTTATGTGCTCATGAATGAGTTCGTTTCTCAACCAATCGACTTCTTCTCAGACGCCACTGCACAGATAATTGCTTATGTGCAAGGTGCTGGAGTTGACGGACTCATCACTGATTTCCCTGGGACTGCTCACAGATACAAAT TGAACAACTGCATGAACATGGGAAACAACACGCCAATCTTCATGCAGCCTGCCCAGCCAGGTGGCCTCCTTTCGATCATGGCCAAAGCTGCACTGCCGCCAGCATCGGCCCCAATGCCACTTCTGACGGACTCTGACGTTGCAGAACCACCCCTACCTCCAGTCAGCAATACTACAGCTCCATCACCAAACGCTTCGCAAGCTCCATCATCAAAAGCTTCGCACTCCGCCCTCAGAATGCGGAGTGATGTTTCGATCCTCGTCACAGTGCTGATGCTATGTACTTCTCTCCTGATGTGA
- the LOC133921864 gene encoding serine/threonine-protein kinase Nek6-like: MEQYEVAEQIGRGAYGSAYLVLHKAERKRYVMKKIRLSKQNDKFQRTAYQEMSLMASLSNPYIVEYKDGWVDEGTCVCIVTSYCEGGDMAERIKKARGVLFSEERVCRWFTQLLLALDYLHCNRVLHRDLKCSNILLTKDNNIRLGDFGLAKLLMEDLASSVVGTPNYMCPEILADIPYGYKSDIWSLGCCMFEILAHRPAFKATDMAALVNKINRSSISPMPPIYSSALKQIVKSMLRKNPEHRPTAGELLRHPHLQPYLAESCSCSPIYLPVKPTKSNLGEKQSRKPSSGRKRTVKANGFNEALETAVEHAVETRDSSTNFSDVSTIGTQEACILQMPGDLDTRNKEQQSSDVLSFQHTEENVMTTTDRQINETICLKSIRTSNAADEAPVTTANQKLNEAPIPNEELTIGVVQEQRKDAKTRSYQGAKPGLDDAAMTEESSPISTLKLAHTDSAPAEWDHLNIVQQRADALESLLELCAKLLEQERLEELAGVLRPFGEGAVSSRETAIWLTKSLMTPPKFGGSPTKLL, translated from the exons ATGGAGCAGTACGAGGTGGCGGAGCAGATCGGCCGGGGCGCCTACGGCTCCGCGTACCTCGTCCTCCACAAGGCCGAGCGCAAGAG gtacgTGATGAAGAAGATCCGGCTGTCCAAGCAGAACGACAAGTTCCAGCGCACCGCCTACCAGGAG ATGTCCCTGATGGCCAGCCTCAGCAACCCGTACATCGTCGAGTACAAGGACGGATGGGTTGACGAG GGGACCTGTGTGTGCATTGTGACAAGTTACTGCGAAGGAGGTGACAT GGCAGAGAGGATCAAGAAGGCCAGGGGCGTTCTGTTCTCAGAAGAG AGGGTGTGCCGGTGGTTCACCCAGTTGCTCTTGGCCCTCGACTATCTGCACTGCAACCGCGTGCTCCACCGCGATCTCAAG TGTTCCAACATTTTGTTGACAAAGGATAACAACATCAGACTTG GTGATTTTGGGTTAGCGAAATTGCTCATGGAGGACCTTGCCTCATCG GTCGTAGGAACCCCAAACTACATGTGCCCAGAAATACTAGCAGACATACCTTATGGATACAAATCTGATATATGGTCACTTG GTTGCTGTATGTTTGAGATTTTAGCTCATCGCCCTGCATTCAAAGCTACA GACATGGCAGCATTAGTTAACAAAATAAACAGATCTTCAATATCTCCGATGCCCCCAATATACTCATCAGCACT GAAGCAGATAGTCAAGAGCATGCTAAGGAAAAATCCAGAACATAGGCCCACT GCTGGGGAACTATTGAGGCACCCACATCTGCAACCATATCTTGCTGAATCGTGCAGCTGTTCACCAATCTATCTTCCAGTAAAGCCCACCAAAAGTAACCTGGGAGAGAAGCAGTCAAGGAAGCCAAGCAGTGGCAGAAAGCGAACCGTGAAAGCCAATGGATTCAATGAAGCATTAGAAACTGCAGTAGAGCATGCTGTGGAAACAAGAGACAGCTCCACAAACTTTTCAGATGTATCAACTATTGGTACGCAGGAAGCCTGCATTTTGCAAATGCCTGGGGATCTTGATACCAGAAACAAAGAACAGCAGAGCAGTGATGTTTTATCATTTCAACATACAGAGGAGAACGTGATGACGACAACTGATCGACAGATTAATGAGACAATATGCCTTAAATCTATAAGAACCAGTAATGCAGCAGATGAGGCCCCAGTCACTACTGCAAATCAAAAGCTTAACGAGGCACCAATACCAAATGAGGAGTTGACGATTGGAGTAGTGCAAGAACAAAGGAAGGATGCGAAAACACGCTCTTATCAAGGAGCAAAACCAGGCTTGGATGACGCAGCTATGACAGAGGAATCATCACCGATTAGCACACTAAAATTGGCGCATACAGACAGTGCACCTGCTGAGTGGGATCATCTGAACATAGTTCAGCAGAGGGCCGATGCTCTGGAATCTCTCCTTGAGCTCTGCGCAAAGCTCCTGGAGCAGGAGAGGCTCGAGGAACTTGCAGGTGTTCTTCGACCATTTGGTGAAGGAGCTGTGTCATCTCGAGAGACAGCGATATGGCTGACAAAGAGTCTCATGACACCACCGAAATTTGGAGGGTCGCCAACAAAGCTTCTGTAA
- the LOC133921865 gene encoding uncharacterized protein LOC133921865: MWSLVRQGLRWGRPRRTARVVDESALGADGGEDVVGAAQAAGGAAVAAPTLAGALARALLALACAIRFDGEEYGVTEEAWAASGWRPRADEVSHLMVRESMRYAIYA; encoded by the coding sequence ATGTGGAGCTTGGTGCGGCAGGGCCTGCGGTGGGGGCGCCCGCGGCGGACGGCGCGGGTGGTGGACGAGAGCGCGCTCGGCGCGGACGGCGGCGAGGATGTCGTCGGTGCCGCCCAGGCcgcgggcggcgcggcggtggcggccccGACCCTGGCTGGCGCGCTGGCCAGGGCGCTGCTGGCGCTCGCGTGCGCCATCCGCTTCGACGGCGAGGAGTACGGCGTGACGGAGGAGGCGTGGGCGGCCAGCGGGTGGCGGCCGCGTGCCGACGAGGTCAGCCACCTCATGGTGCGCGAGAGCATGCGCTACGCCATCTACGCGTAG
- the LOC133921867 gene encoding uncharacterized protein LOC133921867, with protein MAPASTPATPTAVYVAAVPLRAPRGPPQAVLSAGYSLGLWDLQHFMVLLRPDPARGQALVFDFQPRDPEDVLAALAVLSRSEIPGVVRRRTMRRIPDRRCWLVGRCDGDAVDAADRFSERWPTGLVVGEHDCRDYTNGLVEVLTGEKRVLESLRSGGSASNSGAAPPWYG; from the exons ATGGCGCCTGCCTCCACGCCGGCGACACCCACGGCCGTGTACGTGGCGGCGGTGCCGCTGCGGGCGCCCAGGGGACCGCCCCAGGCGGTGTTGTCGGCGGGGTACTCGCTGGGCCTGTGGGACCTGCAGCACTTCATGGTGCTCCTCCGGCCCGACCCGGCCCGGGGCCAG GCGTTGGTGTTCGATTTCCAGCCGCGAGACCCGGAGGACGTTCTCGCCGCGCTCGCGGTGCTGTCGCGGAGCGAGATACCTG GGGTGGTTCGGAGAAGAACGATGCGGAGGATCCCGGACAGGAGGTGCTGGCTCGTCGGGCGCTGCGACGGGGACGCCGTCGACGCCGCCGACAGGTTCAGCGAGCGGTGGCCGACCGGCCTGGTCGTCGGGGAGCACGACTGCAGGGACTACACCAACG GCCTGGTCGAGGTCCTGACAGGTGAAAAACGTGTCCTGGAGTCGCTCAGATCGGGAGGCAGCGCCAGCAACAGCGGGGCGGCGCCGCCATGGT ATGGATGA